From Streptomyces sp. 6-11-2, one genomic window encodes:
- a CDS encoding LuxR C-terminal-related transcriptional regulator, whose translation MACSRGDRWVGRDRSRPQPGHGGLLGEAGSGRAAMTKRSDVVNPACSYRRTGHNPGCGVWRLESLTGREREVLLPLGTGLGNRELARELGIAERTVARPGPEPTTRAATDPASDPGARDRGPCPCPCPCPGRRGTGRTMIGEAGRRRAGGP comes from the coding sequence ATGGCGTGCTCACGAGGTGACCGATGGGTAGGTCGGGATCGGTCCCGGCCGCAACCAGGCCACGGGGGTCTACTGGGAGAAGCCGGGTCAGGGAGGGCCGCCATGACCAAACGGTCCGATGTGGTGAATCCAGCCTGTTCGTACCGGCGCACGGGACACAACCCGGGGTGCGGGGTGTGGAGGCTGGAGAGCCTGACCGGGCGAGAGCGGGAAGTGCTTCTGCCGCTCGGAACGGGCCTGGGCAATCGGGAGTTGGCCCGGGAGCTGGGGATCGCGGAGCGCACGGTGGCGCGGCCTGGGCCGGAGCCGACAACACGCGCGGCTACTGACCCCGCCTCCGACCCCGGGGCCCGTGACCGGGGCCCCTGCCCCTGCCCCTGCCCCTGCCCCGGTCGCCGGGGCACGGGGAGGACAATGATCGGTGAAGCGGGCCGCCGCCGCGCGGGCGGCCCGTGA